GCGTAGGTGTATCGACCGAGCTTTGTGCGGGTCAATACGAGATGGGCAGCGAGGTACAGTGCGGCGACCACGATCACCATGACCGGAATACCAGCGATATCTCCCGACAGGGCACGGAAAGACTCCGGCAATCCGCTGATCGGCTTCGAACCTGAGTAGATCTTGGCCGCACTGCGCGCGATGAGCATCATCCCGAGAGTCGTGATGAACGGAGGAATGCGTCCGAGAGTCGTAATCAGCCCGTTGAAGAGGCCGCAGCCGAGACCGATGAGAAGCCCGCCTCCGATGGCGACGAAGTTTGAATGCCCGGCGACCAGGAGGTCTGCGACAACCAAACCACTGAATGCGAGAATCGAACCCACCGAGAGGTCGATCCCGCCCGAGATGATGACGAAGGTCAATCCGATACCCAGGATTGCGTTGATGGCCGATTGTTCCATCACGTTGAGAAGGTTTTCGGTCGACAGGAAATGAGGAGAAGCGATTCCGAAGAGAATGACCAGGCCAATGAGGATGAACAGGGTCTGCAGCCGCGCCGCGAGGTTCTGCGTCATAATCAACATCCTAGCCGAACCCCTCGATTCAGGAGAGGTCCGGCCTCAGGGCACAGCAGTCGCAGGAGTCAGGGTTGGGGTCGTGGATTCGTCCCGAACCGGTCTCAGAATATCCAGTAGCCGGTCCGGACGGTCGGTGAATATCGCGTTGATTCCCTTCCCGACAAGACGTCGCATCCGTCGCGGTTTGTTGACCGTGTACACACCGATCGGAAGACCGTGTTCCCGACACCGCCTCAACATTATTCGGGTGAGCCGCTGGCGCTTGATATTGAAGACCGTGGCGCCGAGCTCAGCCGCGATCTCGACCGCATCCCGCCCGGTGTGGAGCTCCGTGTTGTAGAGGACAGCGGTTCGGATTTCGGGGGCGATTGCGTGCATCTGCAGGAGGGCGGTCGGAGAGAACGAGGACACGACAACCTGCTCGCACATGTCGCGTCCGCGGATCGCGGATGCTACTCGCTTCACCACGCCCCGGTCCACGGACTCGCTCTTGATCTCGACGTTGAGCAGGATGCGGCCATTTGCCTCGGCCAGGACCTCGTCGAGGGTGGGGATGCGTTCTCCGGCAAATGACGGATCGAACCACGAACCCGCGTCTAGTTCTTTGAGCTCTTCCAAGGTGAATAGGGAGACTTCGCCGCTCCCGTTCGTGGTGCGATCGAGAGTTGGGTCGTGGATGACGACGACGTGCATGTCGGCCGACAAGGTCACATCGATCTCCGCCATATCGGCCCCGACCTCGATAGCTGCGCGGACCGCAGCACGGGTGTTTTCGGGCGCGGCGCCCGAGAAGCCTCGATGAGCGATGACGCGGGTTCGGGCGGCGCCGTCGTAGAACTCTCCGATCGCGGCTGGTCTTTCTCTTGCACCCACCACGGTCGGTATCAGATAGAGCAATCCGATGAACGCGAAGCAGGATCTTTTCACTGGTGGGTGATTGTAGGACGGTTTCCACCGCCGGGGGCGGTCGCGGACTCGGACTTGGCTGCGGGATAGGGCATAATCCAGAGACACAAGAGGAGGCCAGCATGGAAGCAACGACCTACTCGGCACGGCGAAAGGCTCTGAGAATGGCCGTACCCGACGGTGCGATTTTGATTCTCGGGAATGAAGAGGCGCCGAAGAACTACGTCGATAACCCCTATCCGTTTCGGCAGGATTCGCACTTCCTTTACTACGCGGGTGTCAGCCAGGCAGGCATGGCACTGCTCATCGAGCCGGATGGACGCGAGGTCTTGTTCGGGACGCCAGAGCATCCCGACGACGTCATCTGGTTCGGTCCGCACGAGACCCTGGAGGACCATGCTGAATCCGCAGGCGTGGACTCGACATCTCCGATGGAGGAACTTGTCGAGAACCTGGAGAAATTTGCCGACGATGGGGGTGGGGTTCACTACCTGCCGCCCTACCGCGCGTCCCGCCGTTTTGCGCTCGGTGCGCTGCTCGGAGCGGACCCGCGCGAGGTGGATAACGGCGTGTCGCAGGAACTGGTGGCGGCGGTGGCGGGCCAGCGCTCGGTCAAGGGAGAGGCGGAGATCTCCGAGATGGAGGACGCTCTGGCGATCACAGCCAAGATGTATAACGCGACGATGCGGAGTGCCGCACCCGGCCGAACAGAGGCCGAGATCGCGGCGATTCACCAGGCGGCAGCCGGCGCCAGCGATCGAAATCAGGCATTCAACCCGATCGTGACGGTCTGCGGTGACGTCCTGCACAACACCAGCTACGAGAACACACTCGAGGAGGGCGATCTGCTGCTGGTCGACAGCGGAGCGGAGTCTCCGAGGTTCTACGCTTCAGACATCACCCGGACGATGCCGGTCACCGGGAAATTCACCAGCCAGCAGCGGGACATCTACGAGGTAGTGCTGGCCGCGAACATGGAGGCCATCGACGCGGCGGGTCCCGGTGTGACGAATCGACATCTCCACCTTTTGGCGGCGAAGACGGTCACCGAAGGGCTCAAGGACCTGGGGATCATGAAGGGAAACGTCGATCGCGCAGTGGCTGCCGGTGCCCACGCCCTGTTCTTCCCGCACGGCATCGGTCATCTCATCGGCCTCGATGTGCACGACATGGAGGATCTGGGTGATGTGGTCGGTTACGAACCGGGCGAGGAGAGATCGAGCCAGTTCGGCCTCAACGCCCTGCGTTTGGCGAAAAAGCTCGAGCCAGGATTTGTGATCACGATCGAACCGGGCGTGTACTTCATCGCCGCCCTGGTCGAGCGCTGGGAGGGGGAGGGCCGCCACAAGGGCTACATTCGCTACGACAGGCTGGCTGAATATTGCGGTTTCGGTGGAGTCCGGATCGAGGACGATGTTCTGATCACCAAGAACGGCCACCGGGTGCTCGGACAGCCGATTCCGAAGAGTGTCGACGAGATCGAGGAGGCGATGCGGGGGTAGTTCCTACCAGTCGGGGAAGGGCTTGTGCATCCAGACCTCGACGATGTGGTCGCGGCGCTCTGCGAGCATGGGGTCCTCTGCACGAATCGACCTCGCGCGGTTCTCGAGGCGTTTGAAGTTCAGGCCGAGTGCCAGGACGACGAAAGACGGCGCGATAACGAGACCGAGGTCGTCGACTGTGAGGACGTCCTGGAGATAGCCGTAGCCGAAGACGATCCACGGCGCCACGAGGAGTGCGATCTGGAGCAGAGCGGCGTACATTTGGCGGGCAACGGTTTTTTCAAACGCCACGATGTCCTGGTAGGTCATGATCGCAGAAGTACGGCTCAGGAATGAAGCCAGCTGCCGCCTGTGGATAAAGGAGTTGACGACTGCGAGGGCTGGAGGCAGCAGCAGGGAGACGACGTACGGCGTCCTGGGGTCTGAAAAATCCATGTGTTCATTGTAGGTAAAACCTACCGTCATGCGTCATCGAGGTCGCCGAGGAACTCGAGAACGGCCGCTTCCGGATCCTCGAAAATCAGCGATTCGGGCTCGCCGAGCGTCCACTCCTCGGGCAGGAGCCGCAGGTATTGCGCGTCGAGGAATCGGCGACCCATCACGACGATGACACCGCGATCTTCGT
The sequence above is a segment of the Acidobacteriota bacterium genome. Coding sequences within it:
- a CDS encoding aminopeptidase P family protein; protein product: MEATTYSARRKALRMAVPDGAILILGNEEAPKNYVDNPYPFRQDSHFLYYAGVSQAGMALLIEPDGREVLFGTPEHPDDVIWFGPHETLEDHAESAGVDSTSPMEELVENLEKFADDGGGVHYLPPYRASRRFALGALLGADPREVDNGVSQELVAAVAGQRSVKGEAEISEMEDALAITAKMYNATMRSAAPGRTEAEIAAIHQAAAGASDRNQAFNPIVTVCGDVLHNTSYENTLEEGDLLLVDSGAESPRFYASDITRTMPVTGKFTSQQRDIYEVVLAANMEAIDAAGPGVTNRHLHLLAAKTVTEGLKDLGIMKGNVDRAVAAGAHALFFPHGIGHLIGLDVHDMEDLGDVVGYEPGEERSSQFGLNALRLAKKLEPGFVITIEPGVYFIAALVERWEGEGRHKGYIRYDRLAEYCGFGGVRIEDDVLITKNGHRVLGQPIPKSVDEIEEAMRG